One Aulosira sp. FACHB-615 genomic window carries:
- a CDS encoding type I restriction endonuclease subunit R: protein MPYPHPDSEQALENSTIQLFSEIGWNTANCYDEELGTNGTLGRLTRDEVVLLPKLRTALTRLNPDLPDEALELATEELTRSRNTLSLENANREIHQILKTGIKVHFKDANDEEQVETVKVIDWEHPTNNDFFLASQFWVTGEIYTRRADLIGFINGLPLVFIELKAHHKRLELAYKNNLQDYKQTIPQLFWYNAFIILSNGSKSRIGSLTASWEHYSEWKKINSEGEQGIISLDTIIRGTCEKSKLLDLLENFIFFYTAKGSLVKVVAKNHQFLGVNSAIEGVQHIQDNQGKLGVFWHTQGSGKSYSMVFFSQKILRKLAGNWTFLIITDREDLDNQIYKNFAYAGVVTEPENEVRAKNAEHLKQLLKEDHRYIFTLIQKFRTEKGESYPKLSDRSDIIVIADEAHRSQYDTFALNIRNALPNAAFIGFTGTPLMAGEERTREVFGDYVSIYNFRQSIEDEATVPLYYENRIPELQLTNDDLNEDMQRIIENAMLDEEQENNLERQCTREYQVIVREDRLETIAADMVTHFLGRGYKSKAMVVSIDRFTAVKMYNKVQKYWQQHLTKLKSELATPNLSEFEQKKLSKQICYMEETDMAVIVSQSQGEVEAFQKKGLDITPHRKRIVSESPGLDEKFKDADNPLRIVFVCAMWITGFDVPSCSTIYLDKPMRNHTLMQTIARANRVFKDKVNGLIVDYIGVFRDLEQALAIYGSASGGGIREGETPVKDKSALVEQLRDTISEAKTFCTAKGIAFSTLENIQDAFLRTKVWDEAVEAILINDDSKRTYFSITSHVTKLYKAILPDTAANEFSNVQTILERLAEKIRLTLPDTDVSDVMEEVGELLDDSIIAGEFVISSNPKQLVNLSQLDFEELQARFNSGYKRTEAEKLKGTINQKLQQMVQLNRTRINYLEKFQSMIDEYNAGSRNVEWFFSQLINFAQDLTVEDKRAMSNNLTEEELAIFDLLTQAEIKLSKQEQQEVKQVARELLETLKKEKLVLDWRKRQQTRAGVEVTIKDILDKLPESYSAEVYEKKCLEVYQHIYESYSGQGFTIYETLKD, encoded by the coding sequence ATGCCCTATCCTCACCCTGACTCAGAACAAGCGTTAGAAAACTCCACAATTCAACTATTCTCCGAAATAGGCTGGAATACTGCCAATTGCTACGATGAAGAACTAGGCACAAATGGCACATTAGGCAGACTAACCAGGGATGAGGTAGTGTTACTTCCCAAACTGCGTACAGCCTTAACCAGACTTAACCCAGACTTACCAGATGAAGCCTTAGAACTCGCTACAGAAGAACTTACCCGCAGTCGTAACACCTTAAGTTTAGAAAACGCTAACCGAGAAATTCACCAAATACTAAAAACAGGCATCAAGGTACACTTCAAAGATGCCAATGATGAGGAACAGGTAGAAACAGTCAAGGTTATTGACTGGGAACATCCGACCAATAATGATTTTTTCCTAGCTTCTCAGTTCTGGGTGACAGGAGAAATCTATACTAGACGTGCTGACTTGATAGGCTTTATTAATGGTTTACCCTTAGTATTTATTGAACTTAAAGCCCATCACAAACGCTTAGAACTAGCCTATAAAAACAATCTCCAAGACTACAAACAAACAATTCCTCAGCTTTTCTGGTATAACGCCTTTATCATACTTTCTAATGGCAGTAAAAGCCGTATAGGTAGCCTAACAGCATCCTGGGAACACTACAGCGAATGGAAGAAAATCAACAGTGAAGGGGAACAAGGCATAATTTCCCTAGACACAATAATTAGGGGAACTTGTGAAAAGTCAAAACTGTTAGACCTGTTAGAAAATTTTATCTTCTTCTACACTGCAAAAGGTTCATTAGTCAAAGTAGTTGCTAAAAATCATCAATTTCTAGGCGTTAACAGTGCTATTGAGGGAGTTCAGCATATTCAAGACAACCAAGGTAAATTAGGTGTATTTTGGCATACCCAAGGAAGCGGTAAAAGCTACTCAATGGTGTTCTTCTCGCAAAAAATACTCCGTAAATTAGCAGGAAATTGGACATTTTTAATCATCACCGATAGAGAAGACCTAGACAACCAAATTTATAAAAACTTTGCCTACGCTGGTGTAGTCACAGAACCAGAAAATGAAGTTAGAGCCAAAAACGCTGAACATTTAAAGCAATTACTCAAAGAAGACCACCGCTATATATTTACCTTAATTCAAAAATTCCGCACCGAAAAAGGTGAAAGCTACCCTAAACTATCTGACCGTTCAGACATCATTGTAATTGCCGATGAAGCTCACCGTAGCCAATACGATACATTCGCCTTAAACATAAGAAATGCTCTACCAAATGCAGCATTTATTGGTTTTACAGGTACACCTTTGATGGCAGGAGAAGAAAGAACTAGAGAGGTATTTGGTGATTATGTTAGTATTTACAACTTCCGTCAATCGATAGAAGATGAGGCTACAGTACCTCTCTACTACGAAAATCGTATTCCTGAACTTCAGCTTACCAATGATGACCTTAATGAAGATATGCAGCGCATCATTGAAAATGCAATGCTGGATGAAGAACAGGAAAATAATCTTGAGCGTCAATGCACTAGAGAATATCAAGTTATTGTTAGAGAAGACCGCCTAGAAACGATAGCGGCTGATATGGTGACACACTTCTTAGGTAGAGGCTACAAGAGTAAAGCAATGGTAGTCTCTATTGATAGATTTACTGCTGTCAAAATGTACAACAAAGTACAGAAATATTGGCAACAACATTTAACTAAACTTAAATCTGAACTTGCTACACCTAATCTGAGTGAATTTGAACAAAAGAAACTATCTAAACAAATTTGCTACATGGAAGAAACAGACATGGCGGTGATAGTTTCTCAATCACAGGGTGAAGTAGAAGCTTTCCAGAAGAAAGGTTTAGATATTACACCGCACCGTAAACGCATAGTAAGTGAATCACCTGGACTAGATGAGAAATTCAAAGATGCAGATAACCCGCTAAGGATAGTCTTTGTTTGTGCAATGTGGATTACAGGTTTTGATGTACCTAGCTGTTCCACTATCTACTTAGATAAACCTATGCGGAATCATACCCTAATGCAAACCATAGCAAGGGCTAACCGTGTATTCAAAGATAAAGTTAACGGCTTAATAGTTGACTATATAGGCGTATTCCGAGATTTAGAACAAGCCTTAGCAATATATGGTTCTGCATCTGGCGGTGGTATTCGTGAAGGGGAGACACCAGTTAAAGACAAATCCGCATTAGTAGAACAACTGCGGGATACCATAAGTGAAGCTAAAACTTTCTGTACCGCTAAAGGTATAGCCTTTAGCACGTTAGAAAATATTCAAGATGCTTTTTTACGTACCAAAGTCTGGGATGAGGCTGTAGAGGCTATTTTAATTAATGATGATTCTAAACGTACTTATTTTTCTATCACCAGTCATGTAACCAAACTATATAAGGCGATTCTACCTGATACGGCTGCTAATGAATTTTCTAACGTTCAAACCATTTTAGAGAGACTAGCAGAGAAAATCCGCTTAACACTTCCAGATACAGATGTTTCTGACGTAATGGAAGAAGTAGGGGAACTTTTAGATGATTCTATTATTGCTGGTGAGTTTGTCATCTCCAGTAATCCAAAGCAATTAGTAAACCTCAGTCAACTAGACTTTGAAGAACTACAAGCAAGATTTAACAGTGGTTATAAGCGTACTGAAGCAGAAAAGCTCAAAGGTACTATCAACCAAAAACTTCAGCAGATGGTTCAGTTAAATAGAACCCGCATCAACTATTTAGAGAAATTCCAAAGCATGATAGATGAGTATAATGCAGGTTCTCGAAATGTGGAATGGTTTTTTAGTCAGTTAATTAACTTTGCTCAAGATTTAACGGTAGAAGATAAAAGAGCAATGTCAAATAATTTAACTGAAGAAGAATTAGCGATTTTTGACTTGCTGACTCAAGCAGAAATTAAGTTAAGTAAACAGGAACAGCAGGAAGTAAAACAAGTAGCTAGGGAACTACTAGAGACGTTAAAAAAAGAAAAGTTAGTTTTAGATTGGCGAAAACGTCAGCAGACTAGAGCAGGTGTAGAGGTAACTATTAAAGATATTTTAGATAAACTTCCCGAAAGTTACTCAGCCGAAGTGTATGAGAAAAAATGTTTAGAAGTTTATCAGCATATTTATGAATCATACTCTGGTCAAGGTTTTACCATATATGAAACATTGAAGGATTAA
- a CDS encoding ribbon-helix-helix protein, CopG family → MSIMKNQVIVKSFRLHTDVIDLLQRESKRTKLSHSELIRVALKALKPEILDKIQEVKELISA, encoded by the coding sequence ATGAGTATTATGAAAAATCAAGTAATCGTTAAAAGCTTTAGACTGCATACAGATGTAATTGATTTGTTGCAGAGAGAAAGTAAACGAACAAAGCTTAGTCACTCTGAATTAATTAGAGTAGCTCTTAAGGCTTTGAAGCCGGAAATACTAGACAAGATACAAGAAGTAAAAGAACTAATTTCAGCGTAA
- a CDS encoding tyrosine-type recombinase/integrase — MKSDFNKLERKLINANASIKPLKIENDKGRLRIRVRRKDISFTKYTFDYSENGIEATLAICRDILADYYRGNFDPTLVKYGLAKPDAPKLTEVRLLPVGDNSEPTLLEIWEAYKALKPDVPKSTLKNRWIPIDRWLSKCPSECLQVSNADKLLAWLRTKHKDGYIEPPLRTLRSAINIAIKLGKIKDNNPMGALIAMLEIDGKNIQIYSKQEAKIILQTFKDGRFDNVNSAYTSAYYAPFVEFRIRTGCRPSEAIALTWDDIKDNGNKCQIVFNKRYSSGQLLQGTKNGIDARIFPCNKQLTDFIRSLPKIDNENNLVFPSYEGTYLDGGNFHSRYWQPIVNKLFTAKAISKELVFYDLRHSFITWLVRDGIDIKTIATICGNSPETIMKYYLATNDDIELPEI; from the coding sequence ATGAAGTCCGACTTTAATAAGTTAGAACGCAAGCTTATAAACGCTAATGCAAGTATTAAGCCACTAAAAATAGAGAATGACAAGGGTAGGCTGAGGATTCGCGTAAGACGCAAGGATATTAGCTTCACCAAGTACACATTTGACTACTCAGAAAATGGGATAGAAGCTACCCTAGCTATTTGTAGGGACATCCTAGCTGATTATTACCGAGGCAACTTTGACCCAACTTTAGTTAAATATGGACTGGCTAAACCAGATGCACCGAAGTTAACTGAGGTCAGGTTGCTACCAGTTGGAGATAATTCGGAACCGACTTTACTAGAAATCTGGGAAGCTTATAAAGCGTTAAAGCCAGACGTACCTAAATCTACACTAAAAAACAGATGGATACCTATAGATAGATGGTTGTCAAAATGCCCTAGTGAGTGTCTACAAGTTTCTAACGCTGATAAGTTGCTGGCATGGTTACGTACTAAGCACAAAGACGGTTATATTGAACCCCCACTACGCACACTTAGAAGTGCAATAAATATAGCAATCAAGCTAGGGAAAATTAAAGACAATAATCCGATGGGAGCATTAATAGCAATGCTGGAAATTGACGGTAAAAATATTCAAATTTACTCTAAGCAAGAAGCTAAAATAATATTACAAACATTCAAGGATGGTAGATTTGATAATGTTAATTCAGCTTACACAAGTGCTTACTATGCACCATTTGTAGAGTTCAGAATTAGAACTGGTTGCCGTCCTAGTGAAGCAATAGCTTTAACTTGGGATGATATCAAAGACAACGGTAATAAATGCCAAATTGTCTTTAATAAGCGATACTCTAGCGGTCAACTTTTACAAGGTACGAAGAATGGTATAGACGCTAGAATATTTCCTTGCAATAAACAACTAACAGATTTTATTAGAAGTTTACCAAAAATAGATAATGAAAATAATTTGGTGTTTCCTAGCTACGAAGGAACATATTTAGATGGTGGAAATTTTCATAGCCGATACTGGCAGCCAATAGTTAACAAACTGTTTACAGCTAAAGCAATTAGTAAAGAGTTAGTTTTTTATGATTTACGTCACAGCTTTATTACTTGGTTAGTGAGAGACGGTATAGACATTAAAACTATTGCTACTATCTGTGGGAACTCCCCTGAAACAATTATGAAATATTATCTTGCAACTAATGATGACATTGAGTTACCAGAAATTTAA